From the Shewanella amazonensis SB2B genome, one window contains:
- the smrB gene encoding endonuclease SmrB: protein MTKIISHEGLEDFQALVDGIRPLTQDKQHFGTPLKTKAELTEQAPQLAANHYFSDTFQPLLPVDGPMRWRAEHADNLVLKRLRRGDYVPDLILDVHGMRQTEAKLELAALIEAAIREQCQCVSVMHGYGTGVLKQQIPLWLAQHPKVLGFHQAPKEWGGDAALLVLIDLGDQPHRR, encoded by the coding sequence ATGACTAAGATTATCTCCCACGAAGGCCTGGAGGATTTTCAGGCGCTGGTCGATGGCATTCGCCCTCTGACCCAGGACAAACAACACTTTGGCACGCCGCTGAAAACCAAGGCCGAGCTCACGGAGCAGGCGCCACAGCTCGCGGCCAATCATTATTTCTCCGATACCTTTCAGCCGCTATTGCCGGTAGATGGCCCCATGCGCTGGCGTGCCGAACATGCGGATAATCTGGTGCTTAAACGCTTGCGCCGGGGCGATTATGTGCCTGATTTGATTTTGGATGTGCACGGCATGCGTCAAACTGAGGCCAAGCTTGAACTTGCAGCGCTTATTGAAGCGGCCATTCGCGAGCAGTGCCAGTGTGTGAGTGTGATGCACGGCTATGGCACTGGAGTGCTGAAACAGCAGATCCCCCTGTGGCTGGCACAGCATCCCAAGGTGTTGGGATTTCATCAGGCCCCCAAAGAATGGGGCGGCGATGCCGCACTGCTGGTGTTGATTGACCTGGGCGACCAGCCCCACCGGCGCTGA